The DNA sequence ACCGCGTCGAGCCGCTTGCCGCGGCCCTCCCAGGGGACGCCTGTCGCGAAGTACTCCTCGCGCAGCCAGCCCAGCCCGAAACCGACGTCGAGCCGTCCCGAGCTGGCCAGATCGAGCGAGGTCAGGGCCCTGGCGAGCAGCACGGGGGAATAGACCGGGCCGGTCAGCGCGCTCATCCCGAGGCGGGCCGTCCGGGTCACGGCGGCCGCGGTGGCCAGCGTCGTGAACGGGTCGGCGAAGGTCTCGAACTCCTCGGGGTACGGGTGCTCCGGTGTCCCGCCGCCGGGGTACAGGTCCGACGGCTCCCGGGGCGTCAGGATCCGGTCGCCGACCCAGAGCGAGCCGAAGCCGAGGTCCTCCGCGGCGGTCGCGAAGCGGGCGACGGCGGCGGGGTCGGCGAGGGCGCCGTACTGGGGCAGCGCGAGCCCGAGGCGCGTCCCGTCCACCGCCATCCGACCGGGGGTGTCCGTCATGGCGGACATCCTGGCATGATCACGTGGTCGGCGGAGAGTTTTCCGCAGGCCGGCCGGGGTTCGGCGGTCGATCGGGGGGCGCGGTTGCGGGCTCTCGCGAGGCTTGCCGTAGACTTCGGGACTTGGAACGCACTACGGTCATCCCCGCCTGGATGGTGGGGATGATGGAATGCGTCCTCCGGGGCTCCGAGCGATCGGGACTCCACAGGGGTGTAGCTCAATTGGCAGAGCAGCGGTCTCCAAAACCGCAGGTTGCAGGTTCAAGTCCTGTCACCCCTGCGTAACGGAACTGGTGGAGCGGAGGAGTGGTCGTGAGCGACAGCGACGCCAGCGGCGGCGAGCAGGAGCAGGACGGCAACGGGCAGAAGCCCGAGAGCCAGTCCCGTCCCGTCACAGCCGCTGCCCGGCGTGAGCGCCGTGCGACCGCTCGTCCGGCGGGCAAGTCCGCGGCACGTGCGGACGACAAGACCCGCCCGGCCGGGAAGTCGGGGGAGAAGACCGCCCCCGACGCCAAGGGCGCGCCGACTCCGAAGCGGGACCAGAAGGCGAAGAAGGCCTCCGTGTTCGCACGGCTGGTGCGTTTCATCCGCGAGGTGTG is a window from the Amycolatopsis sp. cg9 genome containing:
- the secE gene encoding preprotein translocase subunit SecE yields the protein MVVSDSDASGGEQEQDGNGQKPESQSRPVTAAARRERRATARPAGKSAARADDKTRPAGKSGEKTAPDAKGAPTPKRDQKAKKASVFARLVRFIREVWAELRKVIWPNRKQMVTYTAVVLVFVVFMVALVSVLDFAFKKGIGAIFG
- a CDS encoding TIGR03619 family F420-dependent LLM class oxidoreductase, whose product is MTDTPGRMAVDGTRLGLALPQYGALADPAAVARFATAAEDLGFGSLWVGDRILTPREPSDLYPGGGTPEHPYPEEFETFADPFTTLATAAAVTRTARLGMSALTGPVYSPVLLARALTSLDLASSGRLDVGFGLGWLREEYFATGVPWEGRGKRLDAVLDALEALWTGDPVAHEGPQWRIAPSTVGLRPAQRPRPPVLLGGFSPPALARVGRRADGWLAGWMPAQYLDGLWSVAREAAERAGRDPDALRRVLRINPRRGTGVETAGDVPPCLDVARELGISEVLVDLHYVAHDVDHALDLAGELIAKAS